One Anoplopoma fimbria isolate UVic2021 breed Golden Eagle Sablefish chromosome 21, Afim_UVic_2022, whole genome shotgun sequence DNA segment encodes these proteins:
- the znf438 gene encoding zinc finger protein 438 translates to MKSLQFRSIAPKAPAVVPSPSPAVLSCQPPSALPEATTASSPKSIIVPTQNYALMQIAGQDGTFSLVALPPSVASQTPQQQQQHAQKNLKLPIPRYQSGRSKGMTDKVKSPQLPARVKTASKVAVTAQTRSAVGVASTVMKKKQQQESMNTKETVVPKEEPSEQVILIDSASSDISVTALLPDNAVLYPGSQLERAQEGSERPTTTSLIQSLQYPPAAVKGSPGKSQEESKTTLRLCQSKSAAAQPQSSITVLSSAIFSKAVQIIPSPPKGKLPILPYSKMKSTLIPAAKISNLSPEKKGLSCPTGLTSPLDPTSKTLETADALGHKQVPKSTLQPQAKTTLMPVLGTLQKPPGKKRGRKRKTMEDILAFEARKKRSLSFFRRRVPEKPPAVVPGSKQKEVDISKKYRSIRPKPMLVMETVPQLVSLPAITPDSQEQELVLGHQLPTTTTTKALDCPPQPAPVTLHLRGASHSRVFIGSRPLHRCPTCSRCFQFKHHLQSHMNSHTNSRPYICPVCRKAYAHSGSLSTHMKLHHSEVRPRRSLSCEFCEKAFGYVGVYFSHLREVHKVVLTVEPSISQHEDDLSVEGANSPEPSDEQDREDPVELQIKCGRCQAITPTFADMKMHLLHVHGEEVQVPLHDGQSVRVGREAENELVKHAAHYWRQLNEKRNLVKCGSCDEEFVSFSKLKRHIMSHHHGREGEDSETLSSPDRSGSLGVLAAGAAFNCVLCSAVLDTKEGVMEHWRSHHHCEQPSLLWDALSSYSGQEEAEADGDLDTPAPSPHYPA, encoded by the exons ATGAAGAGCCTTCAGTTCCGGAGCATCGCCCCCAAGGCCCCGGCCGTGGtgccctccccctcccctgcGGTCCTGTCCTGCCAGCctccctctgccctccctgaggCTACCACCGCCTCCAGCCCCAAGTCCATCATTGTGCCCACCCAAAACTATGCTCTGATGCAAATAGCGGGTCAGGATGGCACGTTCTCTCTGGTGGCACTGCCCCCTTCTGTGGCCTCTCAGACaccacagcaacaacagcaacacgcCCAAAAGAACCTCAAGTTGCCCATTCCCAGATACCAGTCAGGGAGGAGCAAGGGGATGACAGATAAGGTCAAGTCACCACAACTCCCTGCTAGGGTGAAAACAGCCTCCAAGGTTGCTGTGACAGCGCAAACCAGGTCAGCTGTTGGTGTGGCATCAACCgtgatgaagaaaaaacaacaacaggagagCATGAACACAAAGGAAACCGTAGTGCCCAAAGAGGAGCCTTCAGAGCAGGTAATTCTGATTGACTCAGCCTCCTCTGACATCTCTGTCACTGCTCTACTCCCAGACAATGCTGTCCTGTACCCAGGTTCTCAGTTAGAGCGAGCACAAGAGGGCTCTGAAAGACCTACTACAACTAGTCTTATTCAGAGTCTCCAGTACCCCCCTGCTGCTGTCAAAGGCTCCCCAGGCAAATCTCAGGAGGAAAGTAAGACTACGCTGAGGCTGTGCCAATCTAAGTCAGCTGCAGCCCAGCCCCAGAGCAGTATCACTGTCCTGTCCTCGGCCATCTTTAGCAAAGCAGTCCAGATTATCCCCTCCCCACCAAAAGGTAAATTGCCCATTCTTCCCTACTCTAAAATGAAGAGCACCCTCATCCCAGCTGCCAAGATCAGCAATTTGTCCCCAGAGAAGAAGGGTTTATCTTGCCCGACTGGACTCACCAGCCCCTTAGATCCTACATCCAAGACCCTTGAGACAGCTGACGCCTTGGGTCATAAGCAGGTGCCAAAATCCACTCTACAGCCTCAGGCCAAGACCACACTCATGCCCGTGTTGGGAACTCTCCAGAAACCACCTGGcaagaagagggggaggaagagaaagaccATGGAAGACATCTTGGCATTTGAGGCCAGAAAGAAGAggtctttgtctttcttccGTAGAAGGGTCCCAGAGAAACCACCAGCAGTTGTGCCAGGCTCCAAACAAAAGGAAGTTGACATTTCAAAGAAGTACCGCAGCATCCGACCCAAGCCAATGTTGGTTATGGAGACAGTTCCCCAACTGGTTAGTTTGCCTGCCATTACCCCCGATAGCCAAGAACAGGAGCTTGTTCTTGGTCATCAGCTCCCCACCACTACCACAACCAAGGCCCTGGACTGTCCTCCCCAACCAGCCCCAGTAACCCTCCACCTGAGAGGTGCCTCCCATTCACGAGTGTTCATCGGCAGCCGTCCGCTCCATCGTTGCCCTACCTGCAGCCGCTGTTTTCAATTCAAGCATCACCTCCAGAGCCACATGAACAGCCACACTAACAGTCGGCCCTACATCTGCCCAGTCTGCCGCAAAGCGTACGCTCACTCTGGCAGCCTGAGCACCCACATGAAGCTTCACCATTCTGAGGTACGCCCACGTCGGTCTCTGAGCTGCGAGTTCTGTGAGAAAGCGTTTGGATATGTGGGGGTTTACTTTAGTCATTTGAGAGAGGTCCACAAGGTGGTGCTGACCGTGGAGCCGTCCATCAGCCAACATGAGGATGACCTGTCTGTGGAGGG gGCCAACTCTCCAGAGCCGTCAGATGAGCAGGATCGCGAGGACCCCGTGGAGCTGCAAATTAAATGTGGCCGCTGCCAGGCCATCACTCCTACCTTTGCTGACATGAAGATGCACTTGCTACATGTGCATGGGGAGGAGGTCCAGGTTCCACTTCACGATGGCCAATCGGTGCGGGTTGGCCGTGAGGCTGAGAATGAGCTAGTAAAGCATGCTGCCCACTACTGGCGACAGCTCAACGAGAAGCGCAACCTGGTCAAGTGCGGCAGCTGCGACGAGGAGTTTGTCTCCTTTTCCAAGCTTAAAAGGCATATCATGTCCCACCACCAtggaagggagggggaggacagCGAGACCCTCTCATCACCAGATAGGAGTGGAAGCCTTGGGGTCCTTGCAGCAGGTGCTGCCTTTAACTGTGTGCTTTGCAGCGCGGTGTTGGACACTAAAGAGGGAGTTATGGAGCACTGGAGGAGTCACCACCACTGTGAGCAGCCCAGCCTTCTGTGGGATGCACTGAGCTCCTACTCTGGCCAGGAAGAGGCTGAGGCGGACGGGGACCTGGACACTCCTGCTCCAAGCCCACACTATCCAGCCTAG